The Nostoc sp. 'Lobaria pulmonaria (5183) cyanobiont' genome window below encodes:
- a CDS encoding hybrid sensor histidine kinase/response regulator, whose translation MLPEQQQRILGYFIEEARDHLNTIEQGLLNLEGTLNDPEMISEVFRAAHSIKGGAAMLGLTSIQHTSHRLEDCFKVLKDNPVQIDQKLESLFLGVSDTLKSLLEHLSGPYGLSEDAANTLMSETEPVFQWLYQHLELLVEQGKSGAASSPDATKLTTSVENVSTLTELFLRRDIPDLAENTHQESIDSVAPQETLDARGLANAARSPVTAKESNNWSEFQAQVLQTLREMLQLFKQTTTPSTRQNLQQCCHQLVKLGETWNLSKWCGLCQAAASAIGNPENTYLTLAKIVITEIKQAQELVLQGREAEIAISQQLEALLSFAEIELLEVTPDLFDEQSAAFTESESILSGNTEPLAQKTEELNLDKDNSDSYANVSDERPYLQLQGTPLNESRNTSFTFTTHDEAHPISNNLDPNGPEVGIAELNTLADLFDGETPELDDSWHQEETLDIVATDDFGIDLSCTEAEDAHNDLSDLLSFNEDINNALHPITTATTEDLSLLFGTHFLEKDNSEPQNKQTSATPLELSDINELDINLDSSSSEILQDFIDIPSDTNQTPGEIVQNSAVEDFLKLQLDDEEVLPTGEVTQAETEPFASVELSINQQNNFDNLFLETKNANWVEEITPSDYIELPQPTDLSLDNLFAGIEEQTQLATSEPEISDLFDTPPATEPEFSQSENDLSNFWNQETTEEKDEFDSLIEQNLERALDESLFTAAADDIFADNQQSIPSPIASFDIEEDFDINFQHEEQLDLILSSDSGDNLFDELTSSSLTISPIINDTSTPETPLFAQHPGEEVLRPQQPEYLDFVPEFTNQTPDISAVDLEVNSLGSFDENPQLLFEVATNELTYIQIDTTENTVDELSETVSFRENSDSESSQAHLDNLFDSFDENPQLLFEVVATNELTYIQIDTTENTVDELSETVSFRENSDSESSQAHLDNLFDSFDENPQLLFEVVATNELTYIQMDTTENTVDELSETISFRENSDSASPEEQPGDLFGSFDENPQLLFEVVATNELTYIQMDTTENTVDELSETISFGENSDSEFSPAQLDDLFGSEDVITNELTYIQMDTTANTVDELSKTVNFGESSDSASPEEQPGDLFSSLDENPQLLFEVVATKELTYIQMDTTENTVDELSQTISFGENSDSEFSPAQLDDLFDSEDVTTDELTYIQMDTTENTVDELSQTISLRKTSDSAQTNPEVLENEENSNLKTTFELRENTVVENNLLFTETTEIVAQEDEFADLAALLGEDVAPISKAKKIPEVDFAALEELLSTDNNSDVYDGLGQRQPFNTQPVLAKNAISSPAIKDEFGDLEKLLAEANQTISHSTVVKSNTNKTTGPSTRRAARFEETMKVPVKQLDDMSNLVGELVVNRNTLEQDHERLRQSLDNLLIQVQQLSDVGARMQELYERSLLEASLLAGRKKKDPGLQASDSNADRGFSELEMDRFTPFHTLSQQMIERIVRVRESASDIDFVTEETERVARQFRQVTTQLQEGLTRARMVPFAQTIDRWRRGVRDNAIKCGKQVELVIVGGDTLIDKMILDHLTDPLTHMLNNAIAHGIETPEERQAASKPPVGIITIRAFHQGNQTIISVGDDGAGIDSARVKAKAVKIGMITEAQAKAMSRLEVYDLLFQSGFTIKDQADEISGRGVGMDVVRSEISEIRGTVNTDSAIGKGTTFTIRLPLTLSICKALCCVSDRARIAFPMDGVEDTLDIPVKNIQYDANGQSFISWRDTVLPFRPLRELLTFNRQISRGNVYGGTRDDDMVSVVVVRSANTLIALQIDLVLSEQEIVIKQFEGPAPKPIGVAGATVLGDGRIMPIADVLEIIDIFQGRISTQIGGSSWQQKTTPPDTSPTKIDPTVLIVDDSITVRELLSLTFNKAGYRVEQARDGQEAWDKLRSGLPCDIVFCDIEMPRCDGLELLSRIQKDSNLNHLPIAMLTSRGADKHRQIAAQLGASGYFTKPYLEEALLEAAARMLKGEKLVS comes from the coding sequence ATGCTGCCGGAACAACAACAGCGGATTTTGGGTTACTTTATTGAAGAAGCCAGGGATCACCTGAATACCATTGAGCAGGGCTTACTGAATTTAGAGGGTACCCTGAACGACCCGGAAATGATCAGTGAGGTCTTCCGGGCGGCTCACTCCATCAAAGGAGGAGCGGCGATGCTTGGATTGACTAGCATCCAGCATACCTCCCACCGTCTGGAAGATTGTTTTAAAGTTCTCAAAGATAATCCGGTTCAGATTGACCAAAAGTTAGAGTCTTTATTTCTTGGTGTATCTGATACCCTAAAATCGCTGTTAGAGCATTTGAGCGGGCCTTATGGTCTTTCCGAAGATGCAGCTAATACTTTGATGTCAGAAACTGAGCCAGTCTTTCAATGGCTGTATCAGCATCTGGAACTACTTGTAGAACAAGGAAAGAGTGGAGCAGCCAGCAGTCCTGACGCAACAAAACTTACAACCTCTGTAGAGAATGTCTCCACACTTACAGAACTTTTCCTGCGGCGAGATATTCCCGATCTGGCAGAAAACACCCATCAGGAATCTATAGACTCGGTAGCACCTCAAGAGACGCTAGACGCTCGCGGACTCGCTAACGCTGCGCGATCGCCAGTCACTGCTAAAGAAAGTAATAACTGGAGCGAGTTCCAAGCCCAAGTGCTGCAAACACTACGGGAAATGTTGCAATTATTTAAGCAAACGACAACACCCTCAACTCGGCAAAACCTCCAGCAATGCTGTCACCAGTTAGTCAAACTTGGTGAAACTTGGAATTTGTCCAAGTGGTGTGGTTTGTGTCAAGCAGCAGCCAGTGCGATCGGCAATCCCGAAAATACTTATCTGACTTTAGCTAAAATTGTCATTACCGAAATCAAACAAGCTCAAGAATTAGTCCTGCAAGGTAGAGAAGCCGAAATTGCAATTAGTCAGCAACTAGAAGCACTTTTGAGCTTTGCAGAAATTGAGTTATTAGAAGTTACCCCTGATTTGTTTGATGAACAGTCTGCGGCTTTCACAGAATCAGAGTCAATTCTATCTGGTAACACCGAGCCGTTAGCCCAGAAAACTGAAGAACTGAATCTAGACAAGGATAATAGCGATAGCTACGCCAACGTCTCCGACGAACGCCCCTACCTTCAGTTACAAGGAACACCACTAAACGAAAGTAGAAACACTAGTTTTACTTTCACCACACATGACGAAGCACATCCAATCAGTAACAATCTTGACCCCAATGGTCCAGAGGTGGGAATAGCTGAGTTAAATACCCTTGCCGATTTATTTGACGGTGAGACTCCCGAACTAGATGACAGCTGGCATCAAGAAGAAACCTTAGATATTGTTGCTACCGATGACTTTGGAATTGATTTAAGCTGCACTGAGGCTGAAGACGCTCATAACGATTTATCTGACTTACTCTCTTTTAATGAAGATATAAACAACGCGCTACACCCAATAACCACAGCCACAACAGAAGATTTATCCCTGTTATTTGGTACCCATTTCCTAGAAAAAGATAATTCAGAACCGCAAAATAAACAAACATCTGCTACGCCTCTAGAGTTGAGCGATATTAACGAACTTGATATAAATTTAGACTCATCTTCTTCAGAAATTTTACAAGATTTTATTGATATTCCTAGTGATACAAACCAGACTCCTGGTGAGATTGTCCAAAATAGTGCCGTTGAAGATTTCTTGAAACTGCAATTAGATGATGAAGAAGTATTGCCAACAGGTGAAGTCACTCAAGCAGAAACTGAGCCATTCGCCAGTGTGGAACTATCTATCAACCAACAAAACAATTTTGATAACTTATTCTTAGAAACTAAAAATGCAAATTGGGTAGAAGAAATTACCCCTAGTGACTACATAGAATTACCCCAGCCAACAGACTTGTCTTTGGACAACTTGTTTGCTGGAATAGAAGAACAGACACAACTAGCGACAAGTGAACCAGAAATCAGTGATTTATTTGATACACCTCCAGCAACAGAACCTGAGTTTTCTCAATCAGAAAATGATCTGAGCAACTTCTGGAATCAGGAAACCACAGAGGAAAAGGACGAATTCGATTCCTTAATTGAGCAGAATCTGGAAAGGGCGTTAGACGAAAGTTTGTTTACTGCGGCGGCTGATGACATTTTTGCTGATAATCAGCAGTCAATACCTTCTCCTATAGCCAGTTTTGATATAGAAGAAGATTTTGATATCAATTTCCAGCATGAAGAACAGCTAGATTTGATATTATCATCAGATTCTGGAGATAATTTATTTGATGAATTAACATCAAGTAGCTTAACTATTTCTCCTATAATCAACGATACCTCCACGCCTGAAACGCCTTTGTTCGCGCAGCATCCTGGGGAAGAAGTTCTCAGACCACAACAACCAGAATATTTAGATTTTGTTCCAGAATTTACTAATCAGACCCCAGATATATCTGCTGTTGATCTGGAAGTTAATTCATTAGGCTCTTTTGATGAGAATCCACAACTTTTGTTTGAAGTTGCTACAAATGAATTGACCTATATTCAGATAGATACCACAGAGAATACTGTAGATGAACTATCAGAAACCGTCAGTTTTAGGGAAAATTCAGATTCAGAATCATCCCAAGCACATCTAGATAATTTGTTTGACTCTTTCGATGAAAATCCACAACTGCTGTTTGAAGTCGTCGCGACAAATGAATTGACTTATATTCAGATAGATACCACAGAGAATACTGTAGATGAACTATCAGAAACCGTCAGTTTTAGGGAAAATTCAGATTCAGAATCATCCCAAGCACATCTAGATAATTTGTTTGACTCTTTCGATGAAAATCCACAACTGCTGTTTGAAGTCGTCGCGACAAATGAATTGACCTATATTCAGATGGACACCACAGAGAATACTGTGGATGAACTATCAGAAACTATCAGTTTTAGGGAAAATTCAGATTCAGCATCACCCGAAGAACAGCCAGGTGATTTGTTTGGCTCTTTCGATGAAAATCCACAACTGCTGTTTGAAGTCGTCGCGACAAATGAATTGACTTATATTCAGATGGACACCACAGAGAATACTGTGGATGAACTATCAGAAACTATCAGTTTTGGGGAGAATTCAGATTCAGAATTTTCTCCAGCACAGCTAGATGATTTGTTCGGCTCTGAGGATGTCATAACAAATGAATTGACCTATATTCAGATGGATACCACAGCGAATACTGTGGATGAACTATCAAAAACCGTCAACTTTGGGGAAAGTTCAGATTCAGCATCACCCGAAGAACAGCCAGGTGATTTGTTTAGCTCTTTAGATGAAAATCCACAACTGCTGTTTGAAGTCGTCGCGACAAAGGAATTGACCTATATTCAGATGGACACCACAGAGAATACTGTGGATGAACTATCACAAACTATCAGTTTTGGGGAGAATTCAGATTCAGAATTTTCTCCAGCACAGCTAGATGATTTGTTCGACTCTGAGGATGTCACAACAGATGAATTGACCTATATTCAGATGGACACCACAGAGAATACTGTGGATGAACTATCACAAACTATCAGTTTGAGAAAAACTTCAGATTCAGCCCAGACAAACCCAGAGGTTTTAGAAAATGAGGAAAATAGTAATTTAAAAACTACCTTTGAGCTAAGAGAAAACACAGTTGTTGAAAATAATTTATTGTTTACAGAAACCACTGAAATAGTTGCTCAAGAAGATGAATTTGCAGACTTGGCAGCATTATTAGGAGAGGACGTAGCACCCATCTCCAAAGCTAAGAAGATACCAGAAGTAGATTTTGCTGCCCTGGAAGAATTGCTAAGTACAGATAACAATAGCGATGTCTACGACGGGTTAGGCCAACGCCAGCCCTTCAACACTCAACCAGTCTTAGCTAAAAACGCTATTTCATCACCAGCCATAAAAGATGAATTTGGTGACTTAGAGAAGTTGCTGGCAGAAGCGAATCAAACAATATCCCATTCTACAGTAGTAAAATCGAACACTAACAAAACTACTGGCCCCTCTACTCGTCGGGCTGCGAGATTTGAAGAAACGATGAAGGTTCCAGTTAAGCAACTGGACGATATGAGTAATTTAGTTGGGGAGTTGGTGGTAAACCGCAATACCTTAGAGCAGGATCATGAACGACTGCGACAGTCATTGGATAACTTGCTGATTCAGGTACAACAACTCTCAGATGTGGGCGCAAGGATGCAGGAGTTGTATGAGCGATCGCTACTGGAAGCGTCTCTGTTAGCTGGACGCAAAAAGAAAGACCCCGGGTTACAAGCCTCTGATTCCAATGCCGACAGGGGTTTTAGCGAGCTAGAAATGGATCGTTTTACCCCCTTCCATACACTCTCACAGCAGATGATTGAGCGGATTGTACGAGTGCGTGAGTCGGCTAGTGACATTGATTTTGTTACCGAAGAAACCGAACGAGTCGCAAGGCAGTTCCGCCAAGTAACCACCCAGTTACAAGAGGGATTAACTAGAGCGCGAATGGTACCTTTTGCTCAAACTATCGATCGCTGGCGGCGAGGAGTGCGCGACAACGCCATTAAGTGTGGCAAACAAGTAGAGTTGGTGATCGTAGGTGGCGATACCTTAATTGACAAGATGATTTTGGATCATCTTACCGATCCACTGACTCATATGCTGAATAATGCGATCGCTCACGGTATTGAAACGCCAGAAGAGAGGCAAGCTGCTAGTAAACCACCTGTAGGAATCATTACTATCCGTGCCTTCCACCAAGGCAACCAAACGATCATTTCCGTAGGCGATGATGGCGCAGGTATCGATTCCGCAAGAGTTAAGGCTAAGGCGGTAAAGATTGGCATGATTACAGAAGCGCAGGCAAAAGCTATGTCTCGTCTAGAAGTCTACGATCTGCTGTTCCAGTCTGGTTTTACGATCAAAGACCAGGCAGATGAAATTTCTGGTCGTGGTGTGGGTATGGACGTAGTGCGCTCCGAAATTAGCGAAATTCGGGGAACAGTGAACACCGATTCTGCGATCGGTAAGGGAACCACCTTCACCATTCGTTTACCACTGACTCTGAGTATTTGTAAAGCTCTCTGCTGCGTCTCCGATCGCGCCAGAATTGCCTTCCCGATGGACGGTGTAGAAGATACGCTAGATATACCAGTCAAAAATATTCAGTACGATGCCAATGGGCAATCATTTATTTCCTGGCGCGATACGGTGCTACCATTCCGACCTCTGAGGGAACTTTTAACCTTCAATCGCCAAATCAGTCGTGGTAATGTCTATGGCGGCACCAGAGATGATGATATGGTTTCTGTGGTTGTGGTGCGATCGGCAAATACCCTGATTGCTCTACAGATTGACCTGGTATTGAGCGAACAAGAAATTGTAATTAAGCAATTTGAAGGGCCAGCACCTAAACCCATTGGTGTAGCTGGTGCTACAGTCTTGGGCGATGGTCGGATTATGCCCATTGCTGACGTACTAGAAATAATTGACATCTTCCAGGGACGAATTTCTACACAAATTGGTGGCAGTTCTTGGCAGCAGAAAACCACTCCCCCAGATACCTCTCCTACAAAGATTGACCCGACAGTGCTGATTGTTGATGACTCGATTACAGTGCGAGAGTTGCTATCCCTAACGTTTAATAAGGCAGGTTATCGCGTAGAACAGGCGCGTGACGGTCAGGAAGCTTGGGATAAACTCCGCTCTGGTCTGCCTTGCGATATCGTATTTTGCGACATCGAAATGCCCCGTTGCGATGGTCTGGAATTACTCTCTCGCATCCAGAAAGACTCCAACCTCAACCACTTACCGATCGCTATGCTCACCTCGCGGGGTGCAGACAAACACAGACAAATTGCAGCTCAACTCGGTGCTAGTGGCTACTTTACCAAGCCTTATCTCGAAGAAGCTCTACTTGAAGCCGCAGCGCGAATGCTCAAAGGAGAGAAACTCGTTAGCTAA
- a CDS encoding prolyl oligopeptidase family serine peptidase codes for MPSSENLTYPISHKSNQADNYHGTLVADPYRWLEDPDSEETRTWIEAQNQVTFGYLSEISAREKIKQRLTKLWDYEKYGIPFKEGESLPDGSTERYFYFKNDGLQNQSVLYTLKTLDDQPKVLLDPNKLSEDGTVALSGLSISEDGKLLAYGLSSSGSDWQEWKVRDVETGEDLQDHLKWIKFSGASWTHDHQGFFYSRYDEPNEKTRLEDVNYYQKLYYHQLGKPQSEDVLIYHRPDQKEWGFSGGVTEDGRYLIISIWLGTDSKNLVFSKDLTNPNAEVVELINQFEADYSFIDNDDSVFYFRTDLNAPRGRVIAIDTKNPAPENWQEIIPQSAETLESVGILNNQFVADYLKDAHSQIKIFDLKGAFIREIELPGLGSAGGFGGKRYDTETFYSFTSFTIPGTIYRYDMVTGKSEVFRQPQVDFNPDDYQTKQVFYHSQDGTRVPMFITHKKGIKLDGNNPTYLYAYGGFNASMTPGFSVSLLVWMEMGGIYAMPNIRGGGEYGEEWHQAGIKDKKQNVFDDFISAAEWLIANNYTKTEKLAIAGGSNGGLLVGACITQRPDLFGAALPAVGVMDMLRFHKFTIGWAWTSEYGSADNLEEFPALYAYSPLHNITPDTAYPATLITTADHDDRVVPAHSFKFAAALQEAHAGDAPTLIRIETKAGHGAGKPTAKIIEEAADKWAFLVRTLNVEV; via the coding sequence ATGCCTTCTTCTGAAAATCTCACTTACCCAATCAGCCATAAGAGTAATCAAGCTGATAATTACCACGGTACTTTAGTTGCAGACCCTTACCGTTGGTTAGAAGATCCTGACTCTGAAGAAACAAGAACTTGGATTGAGGCACAAAATCAAGTTACGTTTGGCTACCTGAGTGAAATTTCTGCTAGGGAAAAAATTAAACAGCGCCTTACCAAACTTTGGGATTATGAAAAATATGGTATCCCTTTTAAAGAAGGCGAATCTCTACCAGACGGTTCCACCGAACGCTACTTTTATTTCAAAAATGACGGGCTGCAAAATCAAAGTGTCCTTTACACCTTGAAAACCCTCGACGACCAACCCAAAGTTTTACTCGATCCCAATAAACTCTCAGAAGATGGCACTGTTGCTCTTTCGGGATTGTCGATTAGCGAGGATGGTAAACTTTTAGCTTATGGTTTATCCTCCTCTGGTTCTGATTGGCAAGAGTGGAAAGTCCGCGATGTTGAAACTGGTGAAGACCTCCAAGACCATCTGAAGTGGATTAAATTTTCTGGCGCATCTTGGACACACGATCATCAAGGTTTTTTCTACAGTCGCTACGATGAACCAAATGAAAAAACTCGATTAGAAGATGTCAACTATTATCAAAAGCTTTACTATCATCAACTAGGTAAACCTCAATCAGAAGACGTACTAATTTACCATCGTCCTGACCAAAAGGAATGGGGATTTAGTGGTGGCGTAACTGAAGATGGACGTTATCTAATAATTTCAATTTGGCTAGGTACTGACTCTAAAAATTTGGTTTTTTCCAAAGATTTAACTAACCCTAATGCGGAAGTTGTAGAACTAATTAACCAATTTGAGGCAGATTATAGCTTTATAGATAATGATGATAGTGTCTTTTATTTTCGTACAGATTTAAATGCACCAAGGGGAAGGGTTATTGCAATTGATACGAAAAACCCTGCACCCGAAAATTGGCAAGAAATCATTCCCCAATCAGCAGAAACTTTAGAAAGTGTTGGTATACTTAACAATCAGTTCGTTGCTGATTACCTCAAAGATGCTCACAGTCAAATCAAAATTTTTGACCTCAAAGGTGCGTTTATTCGAGAGATAGAACTACCCGGACTCGGTTCAGCTGGAGGCTTTGGGGGCAAGCGTTATGATACTGAAACTTTTTATAGTTTTACCAGCTTTACCATACCAGGCACTATTTACCGCTACGACATGGTGACAGGAAAAAGTGAGGTTTTCCGCCAGCCGCAGGTAGATTTTAATCCTGATGATTACCAGACAAAACAAGTCTTTTATCACAGCCAAGATGGTACTAGAGTACCAATGTTTATTACGCACAAAAAGGGTATTAAATTAGATGGAAATAACCCTACTTATCTCTATGCTTATGGTGGTTTTAATGCCTCAATGACACCTGGCTTTTCTGTGAGTCTGTTGGTGTGGATGGAGATGGGTGGTATCTATGCTATGCCTAATATCCGCGGCGGTGGAGAATACGGCGAAGAATGGCATCAAGCAGGAATAAAAGATAAAAAGCAGAATGTCTTTGATGACTTTATTAGCGCTGCTGAGTGGTTGATTGCTAACAACTATACTAAAACTGAGAAGCTAGCGATCGCAGGTGGTAGTAACGGCGGTTTATTAGTGGGTGCTTGTATAACGCAACGTCCAGATTTGTTTGGTGCAGCTTTACCAGCAGTCGGCGTTATGGATATGTTGCGGTTCCATAAATTTACCATCGGTTGGGCTTGGACTTCCGAATATGGTTCAGCAGATAATCTAGAAGAGTTTCCAGCGCTGTATGCTTATTCGCCATTACATAATATCACACCAGATACAGCTTACCCAGCAACCTTAATTACCACAGCCGATCATGACGATCGCGTTGTCCCTGCTCATAGTTTCAAATTTGCCGCAGCTTTACAAGAGGCTCACGCAGGTGATGCGCCAACGCTAATTAGAATTGAGACTAAAGCAGGACATGGCGCAGGTAAACCCACAGCTAAAATTATCGAAGAAGCCGCAGACAAATGGGCTTTTTTGGTGCGGACTTTGAATGTAGAAGTTTAG
- a CDS encoding Uma2 family endonuclease, with protein MRWEEVCEHKQLQDLPFKIELNKWGQIVMSPVKIKHSFYQGRIQRLLESLLNTGEVMPECAINTSDGVKVADVVWCSEERFSRIEDEVSASIAPEICIEVKSTGNTLEEMEFKRNLYLEAQAIEVWLCNEQGQIKFYNQQGELGQSLLVPKFPKQIKR; from the coding sequence ATGAGATGGGAAGAAGTTTGTGAACACAAACAATTACAAGATTTACCCTTCAAAATTGAATTAAATAAATGGGGTCAAATCGTCATGAGTCCAGTCAAAATTAAACATTCTTTTTATCAAGGAAGAATCCAACGTTTATTGGAATCTTTATTGAATACAGGAGAAGTAATGCCAGAATGTGCTATCAACACATCAGACGGTGTGAAAGTTGCTGATGTTGTCTGGTGTTCAGAAGAACGATTTTCTCGAATTGAAGATGAAGTATCAGCGTCTATTGCACCAGAAATTTGTATAGAAGTCAAATCAACTGGTAACACTTTGGAAGAAATGGAATTTAAAAGAAATTTATACTTAGAAGCTCAAGCTATTGAAGTATGGTTATGTAATGAACAAGGTCAAATTAAATTCTATAATCAGCAAGGTGAATTAGGACAATCTTTGTTAGTTCCTAAGTTTCCTAAACAAATTAAACGGTAA